The Wolbachia endosymbiont (group B) of Gerris lacustris genomic interval TATCTGCAATTTCTGACATATTAATTCTCAAAAATATATTTTAAATGATATTCATATCCTATGTAAAGTGGTATCCATATTTTTGTCTGAAAGGCAAAATAGCCTATCTTATATTATATTGATATTCTACTACAGTAGTTTATCTTGTATGACATAAGTCATGCATTTTTTGATATGCTTTTTGAAAGCCAAGCAAGGAATAAGTATCATCAACATTTGCTGTTTTTACTTTTCCATTAACTACCATTGATAATCCCTGCTTCATTTTTAGAATCAAATCTTGGTCCATTTTTGTATCGTCTGTCCACGCAAGACTTCCTTGTATTATTGGCAATTGATATTTAATTTTTTTATCGATATTGAGAACTACAGGCTCATTATTATACTGAAAGCCAGAAGTGACGCTTACCTCATCTGCTTTTTTATCAACGTAACTGACCATTACATACGGCTTGCGATCGGCTGTATAATGTTCACTTTTTTTCTTAGGATGAGATACAATGTAACACACTTTTTCACCATCTTCCAATGCAGTATACACAAACCAATCTTTATATTTTTTGCTCAGTTGTACGTTATTAACCGATGCAAGAGCACCTGCTGAGAGAAATATTAGAAGTACGAAAAGACTACGCATGTAACCCAAGTTTCAAACTCTCTGATTTTATGTATTGTTTTACCTTACTCATCGCTTGCTCAGCCAGCTGTCTTATTCTTTCTCTTGAAACACAATATTTTTTGCTAAGCTTATCCAAAGTCCGAGTATTCTCAGACAAATATCTGCTAATGAAAATGTCTCGTGATCTTTCGTTAAGACTTGTCAGTGCATTGTTTAAAATTGTTTCTTTTAATGCCTTTTCTTCATGATTGTGGTAAGCTACTTCTTGACTGACTAAATTACACGGAATCATATCTTGTAACTCCTTTTTAGAGCCATCACCTATTTTTATACAATTATTTAACGACTGATCCTTACAAGCCAAACGATAGTTCATTTGTACAACATCTTCTTCAGATACAGAAAGCTCGTTTGATATTGCTTTTATTTCTTCGTTACTCAAAGTTTCTCTGTTCGTATACTGTAAAATTCTTTTTTTTATTTTACGTAAACTGAAAAACAATCTCCTTTGTGCTTGCGTTGTACCTATTTTTACAAGCGACCAAGATTTTAATATAAAGTCTTTCATCGAAGCTTCAATCCACCACATTGCATAAGTTGAAAAACGAAACCCTAAATCGGGATTGAACTTTTTCACTGCATGCATTAAACCCATATTTCCTTCCATGACCAGGTCCATCAACAATAGCCCGTAATTCTTAAATTTCATTGCAATTTTTACTACCAAATTCAAATGGCTAGTAATCAACCTGTGAGCAGAAGAAATATCCTGGTATTCTTGCCAATTTTTTGCTAATCGCACTTCCTCTTCTTGGGAAAGCATAGGAAATTTTCGCACTTCAGCAATATATTGCATGAGATTAGTGCTACTATTAACAGATAAATTCGCTACTGGGGTCAACATAATAACTTAAATTAAAACTCCATGTATATAATATATTGATTTTCAGTGAAAAATTCAAGCTTTAATTAAAAAAAGCATAACTTTATATCTAATTAAGATCTTAGCAACATTAAACTTCAACAAGAACTACCTGAATGTAGAATTAAAATTACTAATGTGTGATGATAGGCTATATAATTTAAAGTAAACAGTGTGTTATTCCAGTGTTTAAACACTGGAATTCACATTTCTTTTTTCTAGATCCCAGTGTCATGCTACTTGAATGACAAGGAAAACCCACTGGGATAATAAGACAACGATAGACTAGAAATTAAATGCTACTCCAGCTTCCGCACCAACAGCGCTGTAAAGGACGTTTATCTCTTTAGTAGCTGATACTCTTTCTTTATTAAAACTAGCACCATAAGAACCAAAATAACGAGCACCAGCATAAAGCTTGATTTCTGGAGTTACATCATAACTAACACCAGCTTTTGCTTGATAAGCAAAACCAAATCCTTTTTGATCTTTAACTTCACTAGCTGCTGAAGGATTACTGATATATGCTGCACCAACACCAACACCAACGTATGGAGTGATAGGCATATCTTCAATCGCTATATCGTAATAAACGTTAACCAATCCTGAAAATGCTGCCACACTGTTTGCAACAGTTGTTGGAGTAAATGTTGCACCACTAACATCGTTTTTGTTTAATTGTGAGTAAAGTCCCTCAACATCAACCCTGATATCGTCCATTTTATAACCAAATGCACCACCACCAGCCATAAAAGATGCTTTTAAAGGATCATGATGAACGTCGCTTCCTGTTTTTTTATATTCAATGCCAGTAATCTTTGTTTTAAAAGGTACAAACTCACCGTTGTATTGCAAACGAACATAGTAGCTAGTTTCTTCATCACTTATTGGACCAATAGGGTCTGATGAAAAAGCAGAGTTTGATAGGCTTAGCAACGTCACTAAAGCAGCTGCCGAAAAAAACTTTTTATAATGCATAATTGCCCTCGTTAAAAAAATTAAAATTCCACTTTAGCAGTCTAAATAATAACTAAAGTTAAGTCAAGTACTAACTTAATAACACAAAACCTTCTGTATCTTAACTAACTTTTAGGAAAATACAAAGATTTTATTAATTAATAAATAGAGTTACTCTACTTTTTTTACTCTTGATCTTCTGACACCTATTTCACTAATGTCTTTTTATCTTCTGATCTGCATTCATCATTATGAATTGCTGCATATTCATGCAGTAATGTGAATGTACTTCATGGAAGTACTAGTATAAAAGGAAAACACTTAGTTACTGCATTAAGGCAAACTTCAGTAGTAAATTTAAAAAGGAAGTTTAAATCCAGGTGGCAACCCCATCATACCTGCAAGATCAGAGGTTGCATTTGCCATATCTTCTTCTGCTTTTTTAATGGCATCATTAAACGCTGCTGTCACTAAATCTTCTACTATATCTTTTTCTTCATTTCTCATAAGCTCTAAGTCTATATTTACCTTTTTAGCTTTATAGCTACCTATTTTTATCACTTCCACTAATACAGAAACTTTACCACCACCAGAAATACCTTGAAACTCTTTTCCAACATATTTTTCTTGAGCTTCTGCAAGCTTTTTTTGCATCTCTTGCGCTTGTTTCATTATTTGACTAAAATCCACAACTTACTCCTTATTTTCTATATTAACTACTTTTGCACCTTTAAATGTATCAAGTATATCCTTAACTGCAGGTGCATAATTTAAATTACTCACTTCCCTGTTTATATAACCCGTATCAACTGTAATAACCCACTCCTGCTGAATCACCTGATTTAAGTAATTTTTTAAATCATTGCAAAAATTACTATCCAACTTAGATACAGCTTTTAATTTTAAATATCCAGGTTTACAATCTATTAACTGTAGATTATTACATAGTTGCTTGTAAAGATAATTTTGGTTACTCTGCCTTAATAGTTGCAAAATCTTATCAAAATCGTAATTTTGTTGTTTATTTTTCACATGGATCCCAGTGTCACGCACTGGGATGACAGAGTGGTGTTTTTCCACACATTTTTTTGGATCCGAATAGTCAGCTACTGGGATGACAGAGGGGGAAGGTGCAACAGGTCTGCCCTGTCTATTTCCTTGCTCTACATTTTGTGAAAGAATTTTTTTGATCACCTGTTCCGGAGAAGGCAGATCAGAGAGATAGCAAAGACTAATTAGCATCATTTCAGCAGCAACATCGTTGTATGTTGAAGTTTTTATATCTTGAATACCTTTAAGCAACACCTTCCACAATCTCGAAAAAAATATTAAAGACTTCTTTATACTTAAATCTTTTATCCTGTTCTTTTCATACTCTGTAACTGCATTATCAATTTCTTTTGTAATCAAAAAACGGCATACTAACTGAATTGTTTGCAATAGACCTTCAAAAATACTAAGTGGGTTTGCTGTTTTTATCGCCCTGTCAAACACTGATAGAGCTTTCTGTAAATCACCTTCTAATATTGCTCCTAATAGATCGAATATAATATCTTTATCCACTAGGCCAAGTATGTCTATCACATTTTTAGTGGATATTGCACCATCTTTGCTATATAGCACTGCTTGATTCATCAAAGATAAGGCGTTACGCATTGAATTTCCAGAGTGTCGTGCAATTAATTCTAATGCTCCCTTTTCAATGGAATAACTCTCTTTTTGTGCAACATCATTTAAACGTTCTACTATTTTAGCTACAGGAATGTTGTGTAAATCAAATCTTTGACAACGTGCAATAATAGTTATTGGTATCTTTTTTATTTCTGTAGTTGCTAAAATGAATTTTAC includes:
- a CDS encoding invasion associated locus B family protein, giving the protein MRSLFVLLIFLSAGALASVNNVQLSKKYKDWFVYTALEDGEKVCYIVSHPKKKSEHYTADRKPYVMVSYVDKKADEVSVTSGFQYNNEPVVLNIDKKIKYQLPIIQGSLAWTDDTKMDQDLILKMKQGLSMVVNGKVKTANVDDTYSLLGFQKAYQKMHDLCHTR
- a CDS encoding YbaB/EbfC family nucleoid-associated protein encodes the protein MDFSQIMKQAQEMQKKLAEAQEKYVGKEFQGISGGGKVSVLVEVIKIGSYKAKKVNIDLELMRNEEKDIVEDLVTAAFNDAIKKAEEDMANATSDLAGMMGLPPGFKLPF
- the dnaX gene encoding DNA polymerase III subunit gamma/tau produces the protein MNIALKHRPSSFKDLVGQDILVRVLENAFILNKIPQSILLSGSSGVGKTTTARIIALCLNCSLGPIFEPCGSCKNCLAIKNSSHPDVIEIDAASHTSIDDIKVILGDICYSPISSKFKVYIIDEVHMLSSSAFNALLKTLEEPPSSVKFILATTEIKKIPITIIARCQRFDLHNIPVAKIVERLNDVAQKESYSIEKGALELIARHSGNSMRNALSLMNQAVLYSKDGAISTKNVIDILGLVDKDIIFDLLGAILEGDLQKALSVFDRAIKTANPLSIFEGLLQTIQLVCRFLITKEIDNAVTEYEKNRIKDLSIKKSLIFFSRLWKVLLKGIQDIKTSTYNDVAAEMMLISLCYLSDLPSPEQVIKKILSQNVEQGNRQGRPVAPSPSVIPVADYSDPKKCVEKHHSVIPVRDTGIHVKNKQQNYDFDKILQLLRQSNQNYLYKQLCNNLQLIDCKPGYLKLKAVSKLDSNFCNDLKNYLNQVIQQEWVITVDTGYINREVSNLNYAPAVKDILDTFKGAKVVNIENKE
- a CDS encoding RNA polymerase factor sigma-32 — protein: MLTPVANLSVNSSTNLMQYIAEVRKFPMLSQEEEVRLAKNWQEYQDISSAHRLITSHLNLVVKIAMKFKNYGLLLMDLVMEGNMGLMHAVKKFNPDLGFRFSTYAMWWIEASMKDFILKSWSLVKIGTTQAQRRLFFSLRKIKKRILQYTNRETLSNEEIKAISNELSVSEEDVVQMNYRLACKDQSLNNCIKIGDGSKKELQDMIPCNLVSQEVAYHNHEEKALKETILNNALTSLNERSRDIFISRYLSENTRTLDKLSKKYCVSRERIRQLAEQAMSKVKQYIKSESLKLGLHA
- a CDS encoding P44/Msp2 family outer membrane protein; the encoded protein is MHYKKFFSAAALVTLLSLSNSAFSSDPIGPISDEETSYYVRLQYNGEFVPFKTKITGIEYKKTGSDVHHDPLKASFMAGGGAFGYKMDDIRVDVEGLYSQLNKNDVSGATFTPTTVANSVAAFSGLVNVYYDIAIEDMPITPYVGVGVGAAYISNPSAASEVKDQKGFGFAYQAKAGVSYDVTPEIKLYAGARYFGSYGASFNKERVSATKEINVLYSAVGAEAGVAFNF